Below is a genomic region from Gillisia sp. Hel_I_86.
GGTTTATATGGCCTTCAATATCCACAAGAAAGCTTTGAACAGTGCCTTTGCCATCAACACCGATGGGAGTATTATTCCTTTAAAGCTAGTTACCCAAAAGGAAAATTTCAAGGTGGAGGCTTTGGCACATCTGGAACTGTTCCATACCTATTTCTATAATATCGATGCTAGCAATTATGAAAAAAACTTAAAAAAGGCGCTTTGGTTAGGGAATAGCTCCGTGGATAACCTCTATCGGCAAAAGAAAGCGGATGGCGTTTATAACCGTCTTTTGCAATATTCCTTGGTTCAAAAGGTATTGCGCATCGATTCCCAAATTGAAGAAAACAATGGGACATATAGTTTCAGAACGATTACCCTATTTGAAATCAATCGAGGGTCGATAATCGACACTTATGAATTGGTTTCCACCGGGAATCTGATTACGGTTGACCGAAACTTTCCCAATAATCCGCACGGATTGTTGATTACAGATTACTTCGAGAACACGCTAAAAAAAAATATCCAATGAAAGTAGAAAAAAATAAAATAGTATTTGCTGCCGTACTTGCCGTACTGTTCATTTTCCTGATATCCTATTCTATTTTAATAATGGGCGATGATGAAAGTGAAAACGAGAACCTTGAACAGACCTTGATACCTGAATTGGAACAGGACCAAAAGGAATATGATTCAAAACTGGATGCCATCAACGATCTAAAAGAAGTGAGGGAGACCAACGCACCGAGTATCTATGATGAAAAGATGATTGATTCGCTTGGCTTTTACAATCCGGATCGGCCCGAAATGGAAAAAGAGCGAATCGTTGACAGCATTTACGCTGCCGGAAAAATCAAGTATTCGGATAGATCCTATGAACATTTAGGCGAAAAAAGAACCGCTCTAAACAAAGTTCAGAAAATTGATTCCACGGAACTTAAAATGGAACAAAAGATTGCCGTCAAGGAACTGGGTCTGGAACATCAACTGTTCTTTGCAGCCAATCCCAAGAAAAATGAGCTGTCGATTTTGGGAAGTACGGACGAAATGATATATGCGGTTGTTGATGGAAACCAAGTGGTCAAGACCAATTCCCGGTTGCGGATGCGTTTGGTTCAAGATGCGTTCATTAACAATAAAATGGTGCCAAAAAATACACCTGTTTATGGGTTTATCAGTTTTCAGCCCAATCGCGCCTTGATTACCATTGAAAATATCCAACACCGTCCTACCAATTTAAAAGCCTTTGACCTCCAAGATGGCAGCGAGGGGGTTTATGTGGAAAACAATTTTCGTGCAGAAGCCACCAATGAGGTAATGGATGATATCATAGGTGATATCAATATTCCAAGTGTACCCCAAGTAGGCGGAATCACCAAAGTACTAAAGCGCAACAACCGAAACGTAAAGGTGACCGTTCTCAATAATTACCAGCTACTATTAAAGCCCAAACTATAAGCTCATATTGGGCATTTAAAACATACTCTTATGAAAAATCAGCTATTTATTTCCGCCTTTGTCCTGATGTCTACTTTCAGTAAAGCTCAGAATACTATTGTATTGGATACCATTTATGCCAATGACCAAAAAAATGTCGCGCTATTCTTTCCTGAACCCATTCGCCAGGGCATAACCGGTTCGGATAATTTTGTTTTCACCTATAACAGGGAAAAAGAACAGTATTTGGGACTTTTGCAGGCAAAACCCGGAAAGGAAAGCAACCTGTTGGTGGTCAATAGGGATGGTTCGGTTTTCTCGTATATTATAAGATACAAGGAGCGGCTATCAAAGCTCAATTATTTTATCCAGATGTCAAATAGCATCGGGAATGAAAGACCGATAGCCAATGATTTGATAAAACTTATCAATTCTGAACCCAAGATTGCAAACAAAGAGCATTATTATAAAAGATTCTGTTCTTACCTTCTTGATAGAAAACAACGTATTGGTCACCTCAAAAAACGTAAGGAAGGCGTTGCTTTGAGTGTTGAAAATATTGCTTCTGATAAAGATGAACTCTATTTCGTAATCGAAATAACAAACAATTCCAGCTTGGATTACGATTTGAATTTCTTGAACCTCTCTATAGAAACGAGACAGAAAGGCAAAAAGAAATCATTACAGAAATTGTATCAAGAACCTTTGTTCCAATATAATGTGCCTTCCAGAATTGGTAAAAACGAAACCATGAGATTGGTGTATGTTTTGCCTAAATTTTCACTATCCAGTGAACGTAAGGCTGTTTTGGATCTGAATGAGAAGGGTGGTGAACGTAATATCGAATTGAAATTATCGCACCGATATATCAATAACCCAAATTAATACTATTGGAAAAGGATCAATCAGTTAAGTAATCCTTCATCCCTCATATATTCCCATTTGACTACAAAAACCTGAAATTCGGTTATTTGTCCAAGTCAAAACATCTTCAATTTTGCCCCTATAAATCTTTAATACATCAAAAACCATGAAAATTACCATTACAGGTTCATTGGGGCACATAGGAGAACCATTGGCAAAAACTCTAATCGAAAACGGGCATCAGCTTACAATCATTAGCAGCAATCCAGAGCGCAAGAAATCCATAACAGCAATGGGTGCAAAAGCGATTATCGGCAATTTGGCGGATGTGAATCTACTAATTGAAAGTTTTAAAGGGGCTGATTCCGTATTTACAATGGTTCCCCCCAACAATTATTTTGATCAGGATCTGGACCTGATAGCCTACTACAAAAGACTGGGGGAAGCTTATGCAAAGGGTATTTTGGAAGCAAATATCAAACGGGTTGTCAACTTAAGTACGATCGGCGGTCATTTGGATAAAGAGAATGGGATTTTAAGAGGAGCCCATAATGTCGAGCAAACATTGAATGTATTGCCTTCCCAAGTTTCAATTACCCATATGCGTCCCACTTCATTCTATTACAATCTCTATGGTTATATGGAAACCATAAAATCGGACGGTACCATTTACGCCAACTACGGAAGCAGTCCCATTCCATGGGTATCACCCAAAGATATTGCAAAGGCGGTAGCAGAAGAGCTTACCAATTTGGATTCCAAAAGAACAGTTCGCTATGTGGTCAGTGAGGAACTTACAGGCGAAGAGACCGCACAGATTTTGGGAAATGCCATAGGAAAACCGAATCTGAAATGGGAAATAGTCAGTGACGAAGCCATTGCGAGCAGTCTTAAGTCCATAGGAATGAACCCTGAAATCGCCAAGGGACTCTCCGAAATGTATGCAGCGCTGCAATCAGGGCATTTGGCCGAGGATTATATAAAAAACAAACCCAAAATAATGGGAGAAGTCAAATTAAGGGATTTTGCCGAAGAGTTTAATACGGTATATGAAAATAACCGCTAACTTATGCGCATGATTACCAAGGCACCCTATAGATTCCATACCATCAGTGAATATCATAGCTTCAGGGGATTACCGGCACCGGAACATCCCCTGGTCAGCGTGATCAATTTCGACGATATCGACCTAAACGCCGATGACCCAGAGCGTTTGGTTTTGGGATTTTATACCATTGCATTAAAACGACATCCGGATGCCAAATTAAAATACGGACAGCAAGAGTATGATTTCAATGAAGGTGTTATGCTCTTTATGGCTCCAGAGCAAGTATTTGGCGTGAGTACAACTACGGAAGAAAAACCAACGGGCTGGATGTTAATGGTACATCCTGATTTTTTTTGGAATACCTCATTGGCTACCACCATAAAACAATATGAATACTTTGACTATACTGTCAATGAAGCCTTGTTCCTTTCCAAAAAGGAAGAAGAAGCAATTACCAATATTTTCACGATTATCCGACAAGAGTACCATACCAATATCGATCGCTATAGCCATACTATTATTATTGCTCAATTGGAGCTGTTACTCTCCTATTCCGAGCGGTATTACAATAGGCAATTCATTACAAGACGTATTGCCAATCATGAGATTGTAACACGATTGGAGACGCTTTTAAACGAATTTTTCGGTAAAGAATCCCTTATTGACACGGGAATTCCGACGGTCCAGGAAGTAGCAGACCGATTGCATGTCTCCCCAAAGTATTTAAGCAGCCTTTTAAAAAGTATCACAGGGAGGTCCACCCAACAACATATTCAGGACAAACTCATCGAAAAGGCCAAGGAAAAGCTGTCCACTACCGCGTTGTCTGTTAGTGAGATAGCCTTTGAACTAGGTTTTGAACACCCACAGTCGTTTAGTAAACTGTTCAAGAGTAAGACCAAGCAATCGCCTTCCATCTTTCGTGCACGTTTTGAGTCTGCGAATTAGCACTACATTTTCCAGCATTATTTTATAAATACAGGAGTGTAACCTTATTTTTAATCTAAAATATTTAATTAAGGCTATCGCAACTTTTGAAATAGCCTTAATTGAATTAGATAACTTTGAGCACAATCTTGCCCTGAATATGGCCAAGGGCCGCTCTTTGGTGTGCCTTTTGTGCATCAGCAAGCGAAAAAATGCTGTCGATGGCTATTTGGAGTGTTCCATCATTTAGTAAACGAGCGACCTCTGCGAGTTGAGCTCCATTTGAGCGCACTTGAGTTGCCGAAACTATAACACCTAGTTTCTTAGCCTCATCCGTACCATCA
It encodes:
- a CDS encoding conjugal transfer protein TraK — translated: MKTPYKNIYTILKLNRFIILAVVICATLLGIFSVYMAFNIHKKALNSAFAINTDGSIIPLKLVTQKENFKVEALAHLELFHTYFYNIDASNYEKNLKKALWLGNSSVDNLYRQKKADGVYNRLLQYSLVQKVLRIDSQIEENNGTYSFRTITLFEINRGSIIDTYELVSTGNLITVDRNFPNNPHGLLITDYFENTLKKNIQ
- the traM gene encoding conjugative transposon protein TraM; the encoded protein is MKVEKNKIVFAAVLAVLFIFLISYSILIMGDDESENENLEQTLIPELEQDQKEYDSKLDAINDLKEVRETNAPSIYDEKMIDSLGFYNPDRPEMEKERIVDSIYAAGKIKYSDRSYEHLGEKRTALNKVQKIDSTELKMEQKIAVKELGLEHQLFFAANPKKNELSILGSTDEMIYAVVDGNQVVKTNSRLRMRLVQDAFINNKMVPKNTPVYGFISFQPNRALITIENIQHRPTNLKAFDLQDGSEGVYVENNFRAEATNEVMDDIIGDINIPSVPQVGGITKVLKRNNRNVKVTVLNNYQLLLKPKL
- a CDS encoding DUF4138 domain-containing protein; protein product: MKNQLFISAFVLMSTFSKAQNTIVLDTIYANDQKNVALFFPEPIRQGITGSDNFVFTYNREKEQYLGLLQAKPGKESNLLVVNRDGSVFSYIIRYKERLSKLNYFIQMSNSIGNERPIANDLIKLINSEPKIANKEHYYKRFCSYLLDRKQRIGHLKKRKEGVALSVENIASDKDELYFVIEITNNSSLDYDLNFLNLSIETRQKGKKKSLQKLYQEPLFQYNVPSRIGKNETMRLVYVLPKFSLSSERKAVLDLNEKGGERNIELKLSHRYINNPN
- a CDS encoding NmrA family NAD(P)-binding protein, whose translation is MKITITGSLGHIGEPLAKTLIENGHQLTIISSNPERKKSITAMGAKAIIGNLADVNLLIESFKGADSVFTMVPPNNYFDQDLDLIAYYKRLGEAYAKGILEANIKRVVNLSTIGGHLDKENGILRGAHNVEQTLNVLPSQVSITHMRPTSFYYNLYGYMETIKSDGTIYANYGSSPIPWVSPKDIAKAVAEELTNLDSKRTVRYVVSEELTGEETAQILGNAIGKPNLKWEIVSDEAIASSLKSIGMNPEIAKGLSEMYAALQSGHLAEDYIKNKPKIMGEVKLRDFAEEFNTVYENNR
- a CDS encoding helix-turn-helix domain-containing protein, whose amino-acid sequence is MITKAPYRFHTISEYHSFRGLPAPEHPLVSVINFDDIDLNADDPERLVLGFYTIALKRHPDAKLKYGQQEYDFNEGVMLFMAPEQVFGVSTTTEEKPTGWMLMVHPDFFWNTSLATTIKQYEYFDYTVNEALFLSKKEEEAITNIFTIIRQEYHTNIDRYSHTIIIAQLELLLSYSERYYNRQFITRRIANHEIVTRLETLLNEFFGKESLIDTGIPTVQEVADRLHVSPKYLSSLLKSITGRSTQQHIQDKLIEKAKEKLSTTALSVSEIAFELGFEHPQSFSKLFKSKTKQSPSIFRARFESAN